ACCATTTCGAAGGCGTGCCGTCAGGCCAATGCTGAGCTTTACCAAAACCCGTTTCCATGAAGTGCGCGTCCGGTTTGAAAACCATGTCTCCAACACTCGGCTGAGCGCGGTTTTATGGGAATTTTTTCTCTTTGGGTTTAAGCAGGGATGGGCTTGTCTTTTTGGTGGAATGATTCTCGGCCTGTTGCTGCTCACAAAATGGTTTTGGCCAAAGGACGCCTGGCTGGCGCGCTACGACTTTTTGTTTCTTTTCGCGCTAGCGGTGCAGGTGATCTTTCTTCTTTGTCGGTTGGAGACCGTTCGAGAAGCCAAGGTCATCCTGATTTTTCATATCGTCGGTACCGTGATGGAACTCTTCAAGACGACCATGGGCTCGTGGACTTATCCTGAAAGCAATTTTTTTCGAATCGGCCATGTGCCGCTGTTCTCTGGCTTCATGTACGCGTCGGTGGGCAGCTATCTCGCGCGGGTCACCCGTATTTTTGATATGCGATATACGCGTTATCCAAACACAATGGTTACGGTTGCTGTCGCCGTTCTGATCTATGCCAATTTCTTTACGCATCACTTTATCCCGGACCTGCGAATTCTGATCTTTGTCATGGTGGCCGCCACTTTCGGCCGGACGTGGGTCTATTACCGCCCGTACATTGCGGTCCGGCGC
This genomic window from Acidobacteriota bacterium contains:
- a CDS encoding DUF817 domain-containing protein; translation: MLSFTKTRFHEVRVRFENHVSNTRLSAVLWEFFLFGFKQGWACLFGGMILGLLLLTKWFWPKDAWLARYDFLFLFALAVQVIFLLCRLETVREAKVILIFHIVGTVMELFKTTMGSWTYPESNFFRIGHVPLFSGFMYASVGSYLARVTRIFDMRYTRYPNTMVTVAVAVLIYANFFTHHFIPDLRILIFVMVAATFGRTWVYYRPYIAVRRMPLLVGFGLVALFIWGAENIGTFATAWVYPAQRTVWHLVSFGKYGSWFLLMIISFILVSLVNPPRLPSAEVDAMDFGISTGDMQADQEL